DNA sequence from the Dreissena polymorpha isolate Duluth1 chromosome 3, UMN_Dpol_1.0, whole genome shotgun sequence genome:
ATTAATTAGTTATGCGAATTAGCCACCCATGAAACTCAATGCTGACAATAACAAAATCAGATTCTTTTTCATGGTTGATTATGATAAATTGCTCTATAATTTTAGATAGTTTTATCGTTAAGGTCATCTTCAGTCGTTcttccgtccgcccgcccgcccgtccagTTGTCTGTAAAGCGATTGTTTCACCAGATGATGGCAGTATTTTAATTTATCATCGTTGGAAAATTCATTACTAACAGAATGCTAATATTGAAACATAACATTTCGCCTAATTGATTATTCAGAGCTATTGGACTCTAAAGTTAATAGAATGAGCAACTAAGCTACAAATTACTCAATAGTATTTCGCAGCAATTACCGGCCAGAATTAGTAAAAACTTtactgagggggggggggggggggggggggttcataACAAAGATGGTGTGTGCACACTGTGCCATGGCGTACTGAATCAGTCACCTGTTTTGTTTGCTCGTTTTGACAAATGAAAACTGTTAAACTAAatgttatcattaatattttcTGTTGTTATTATAATGAACCACAGCGTTGAAGGTTATTTTTAGTTCTtcacacaaacatattttgtcgTTGCTTCTTTTCGTAAATGTAAGTGCACTCAAGCAAATgcgtaaataatatatttactaaaTATAATACATTGCCTTATTGATTATACATTACAAACACAAATAGTTATTAAGTAGCATCGGTTGTCAATTGCACAATATTACTGAAAATCACAGTTTTATCACAATTGTAAGATACAATTATCAAGCTGTAAGATAATTATGAGACCATTgaaaagataaattaaaaaacACGTGATAATAATGGTCCTTGAGACCTTGTTTGGACGTGTAATGCGAACTACACGTATCACACTAGACGGATGCTGGATGTAAATTCCGCGCCACGGACGCGAGTCTGGAGACCCGTTAATGGGAAGCATTCTCCAAACTGACCACAAACCTCTgtacaaatgagtcgtgttctaagaaaactgtgcttattgcatgtgcgtaaagtgtcgtcccagattagcctgtgcagtccgcacaggctaatcagagacgacactttccgcttttacgaaatttttcgtttaaatgaagcctcttcttagcaaaaatccaatttaggcggaaagtgtcgtccctgattagcctgtgcggactgcacaggctaatctgggacgacactttacgcacatgcattatgcccaatttctcagaacgcgactcaaatgtattaaaataaaaatactgcaAGACCGTGTGcagttttattttgcaaaaacgaCCATATATACCGACTCGTACTGCTTGCGTATGCAGACACTGATACTATTTTgatattattaaaccatttatgcctattggactctaccgtcgttctaaattggatcaatttatttcgcccacagcctcttgtattgtcatacacattatgcctcccaaaaagagaacatgcaagcggcagcaacagcgcgtaacagaaataatagaatcagccgtgtctggggaaTAGTATACCTCTTCCATCCAAAACCAAGAACCGGGTCGTCTTtaaagccagtctcttatccaccacctcatttttcttctctgacctgataaagGATGTAATTATTGATATACTCATATAGATTATGCTTAGaaaagtatgattaattttgtattttattatgtcggcaactgattaaacaattattaaatcacgtaaaagtaaGAGAAAGATTCAAAAGCATtatgaggcagacacttacctgcaaataaaaaaatgtatcactAGTAAattcaaattctaatattttcaaaatacgttacatttagcacaaagctatactagttatacgttattgaatcattattacctctgtgcctatcgtcaagcagctcgactacggcctccgcattttgtgccatatcaatataacaaatttatcgcaaacgcaatttgctggcggttcatgattgtgaactcaacaaatgcaagtacggttgctttataatttcaatgatgtatttcagtagcaatttattgtagtggaccgtacatgtccgtactgtttcgtgcttAAATATAGaacatcgtacaagatcgtgcaaattcctgcctatccgtagtacaacgtactagaaccgtggctttccgtagttTATCAGTGGAATAATCGGAGCcaatacgtagcgtaaccgtaccgctccgtagctcttcgtatcaatccgtagaagtccttgaaaatctttgggcTTACGAAAAGGTACGAacgactacggtgtcgttacgaactagtacggatcagtacggtttagtacggactgTTACGGATACGCTACGTTCGAcaaattcgtagcaatttttttaacatgttcaaaatttgtcaagagtcgctacggacatccaaaaactactacgactgatcacggatcaagtacggaggGCCAtggtccagtaaggatagctacgaactgttccgaaaagtattcgtagctcgttcgtagctctgattcgtgacagtgtgaccgagacATAACTGAAATTAAGGGAATAAAACGCAAAAATACCTGGTTCGACAGGGAAGacgccattgaatttcctttcgGTGATGGTATGATTAAGTAAGCTTTGTGAATGTtgcaatatgatacataattttGTGATAAATCATGTTGTTCTGTACACTTTAATCAACGAATTGGGTGTGTTGAGCGCTATAAGAATAAACTGCGGTGGCTTTATTATGACTTCCTGTTTAAAGAAAACACATGTTAAATGCAAAACAGATACATTTCACTTTAAAAGCAATTTTGCAAACCAAACTGTCTAACCCACTCTCATTTACACCGAAATTATACTGATTTACATAAACTGCTTGACTGGCATGTTTCGTGTTCATTGCTGTTATACGCACATATGTTTACCCATTTGAGATTTTTTTGCGAAAATGGGTGTAACGCCAGAGTAGCTACAGACTAGCCTACACATTCGCGAAGTCTGGTAAGCAGTTACACTGTGTGATTCTATAGTAGACAAAGTTGCTCCTGACCAGACGAGCGGATGCACCTGCTGCTATAGAACTACGCATGTGACATATGGCCTACTGTGTTATAAATAAGCCCGATTTTGTGTTCATATGTGGGGCTGATAaaagtgtttatttgtttgaGCGATAACATTGGtctgaaaatgttttatttcattaatcagctgtaataattatattaaagtgATGTGTGCTGTATATCCCGACAGACACCGTCAAGTTATGTTACTTTATATTAGTAAAGCGATACACATTTTCATTTCTCTTCCTGCTggttattcaaatatatataatttctcAATTAAGATAGTTATGTTTATTAACCTTTCTTATATTAACTAGATCAATTAAattgaaacatttgtttgtttgtattgaaatGAATTATGTTTACGACTTAAAAAAACTGAATGAATTTTAcgcttattttattttattttataaaggcATTTATAAACTTTCTTATAGTGTATATACgttgacattaacccatttatgcctaatggactctcccatcattctcaattggatcaatttatttccaaaattaaggatgaatgttatatttgtttctatatttagaatatttcttacagaaattcctttaagcaaacagcgcagaccgagatgagacgccacatgatgcggcgtctcatctgggtctaagctgtttgccaaggcccttttttctaaacgctaggcataaatgggttaaagttatGCCCAATGGGTATACCGATGCAGCGAACTTTCGAAATTCTCCATAAAATGTCATATCTCACTCACGGGAACTGTTGTTATAAACACGTGTATCCAAACATTGCTATCGATACACCAAGCAGTATTGATACACACGTTTCGTAACTAATAAAACAATGGAAACATTGATCAACAAATCAATTAAGGAAAAACACTTACGGCTATTGCTGAATTATTTATTGGCATAATCGTCGAGATACCGTTGCTTTTGTACATGTTGTTAATACTTCTGGATTAAATGTCTAAGGATTTCAGtttaacttttgattttaatCTACTCAACCATCTTCGCTATTGTGTCGCTTAATGTATTATGTGTGATGCTCATTATGGATTAATGTGAAATATGAATTAAATGGACTGGAATCATCGTCGAGTACACGTAGATCCACCGATTAGTAATTTAGCAAAACAGGTTGATTCCTTTCGTAAACTTGGTTTGTTGTTGAAATCGGTCGATTGTATCATCATAACGAAGTAGTGCGCGATTTTCTGTTGGACTAAATTTAGTTtatggtgttgttatttttttctcttttataattTTATCACGCTTTTCGGTATTTTTGTGCGTATTTATTCTgccattttcacaaaaatgaaggGATTCCAATAAATAGTGGTTGGTTCTTTCAGTTTGGGGATGAGAATCGTGAGCTCACTATGTTCGTGCTTAATTCTCTTCTTTCATTtaacaattttcaaacaaaaatattttatttttcctctGCCTTATAGTAAGCAAGTGTATAAgttgaaaaatacataaaattatgtGAGCTTTCATGCGTATTTATAAGTTTcgcaaacatttttattttatatatgtagaAATGAAGTTTAACATATATTGTAAGCATACAGTGTAACGCACATTTGAAACATCAGACTGCAATTAAATGGCAAacgtttatattaaacaaatgcaCTCGTATCACATTGTTTGTAAGTTTGTACACATTTGAAACAGGTTAGAGATAAACACGCGCTTCATGGATTCGTTATTCAACCTCTCAATCGAGTCCGTGATATGATATTTATTGCTTTTGCATATTGCTTTTGTGAGACATCCAGCATTGCAGGTATATTGAATAAACGTCATTTCGGCAAGGAATGTATTTTTGGTTTTTAAGGACGTACACACATGTCTAAAGAAGTATGgtcttaaaaaaacttaaaaaactccATATTTATATCGGGTATTTTAATGCACTTGAGACACccaatatgtatttaaatgtacCATGCGCACATAGTTGTTGTCCGTTTATTTTCGTAACGTGAATCACGGTTTTCTCCCTTATCAGCGACATAAACCCTAACTATTTTTTACATATAACCAAAACGCCACACATCACCAAATAATACCATAAAACTCTATAACTATTAAACAGCTATTAATATTGATTAATGTCTGGTTCCCTGACAGATGGAGGAAGATGCCCACGATGAATACGCCCGGTACCAACAGGAGCCGGGCAAGCGCCCGAAAGACGTCGCCGGCCGCTATGAGCTCACGCGCCCCTCCCTACGCAGCCTGCAGACGGGGATTAAGGCAAAATTCCTCACCGTCTACACAAACGGGGAGAAGTACATATTCGACAAGCCAGTCCAGATTTCTTTCAAAATCAAGACGTTTCCTAAGCTCGAGAGCCTTCTAGACGAGATAGCGCGCAGCAAGGAGCGGATCAACAAGACGCTTGTTCGTTACCTTTTCAAGTGGCCTTCCGGTCAGCTGGTAACTGACGTCACGGATATTCACGAGGACGACGAGACGACCATGTACGTCTGCTCCGACAACATGAAGCTCTACAGAAGGGGGCGCTACGGGGAGACCGGGTTTGCAGGCCCGGGCGACGGTGGTTCTGATGGAAGCGGACGAAACAGCTACGAGAGCCGCGGAAACGTGAGATCCAACAAGGTATGCTAATTTGGTTAGATTTTGCGACATCACATAAAAACGTTTATATAAAGGATGAAAGCATAACCTGTTACCATCCCAGAAGGGCGAATGGTTATCTTTTTAAGCCCTCACTTTATAACGGGTTAAAGGCATGGTCGCTTGTATAGAAAAATGCCTTTTTTACGCGTATGTCAAGCATTACTGAAAATTTATTGCTGCTAGAGAGCAGAAACTTTATATAACATACCAATCAGCATGTGAGCTAGCGCATCTCTATAGTTTGTGTAGTTAATAGTTAGACACAACTGAAGTTATAACCCCCTTTTTATATGAGATATTTGTGTCAAGCGTACCTACTAAATATTTGTATCGTAAGTACCCTAGTTGTTGTCCCTTTTATACACAAACTTATATTTTTGTGTACTGTGTAACCCGTTACTCAAATGGTATTGCTGCTACatagtaaaaagtaaaaaaaaaaaccagCATGAGAAAGGACGAACCTCCATTTATTGACTACGAAATTTTCTCTGCCGCCTGAGTCATCGCtcctttttataaaatatgtccCTTTTTAACTTGCATCGAAAGTAATTGACAGTATTACTGCTAGATGACTGGAACATACAGCGTATACCATGTCACGAACCTAGAAGTGCAGTTTTTAGACAAAAGCGAAATATGAAGACATCATCGTTCATCGGGCATATTTCTATTTTCTACTGTTTTCTTACGTTAATTATTTCATTGCTATTTAACGTTATCTCTTTAGTTCCTTTCCTAAACGATCATCTTAAAGTGTTAAACGGCAcactaaaaaagtaaaaaatctATTAGCAAGGCCGGTTCATTGTTCACATAATTAAAATTGCTAATCACTAAAGCGAACGCTTCAACAGGTATTGTTAATAAAACCCAAATGTTTAGGCACAGGTCCAGTGccacttgtttttaaataatgttttagttTCAGAATTTAAATACGAATGTCCATAGCCATTTCAAAAAGGAGAAATCGCGGTAACAAAGAAATTTCTAAGAACCTCTTTAAGTTCAAGAGAAACCGACTTTGAACGTTTTAATAATGACCCAATTGATATCAAAGCACTCTATTtcgtaaaaaatgaaaacatgaaacaCGTTTTGTTAAAAACTGTCATGCGAATCAGTACATATGtgatattgtattaaaatagGCATATGCGTGCGTCAATAATCATACCCCATTCCGCAGGTGTCTCCGGTGCGTCGCTCCCGAGTTTCCATGAACGGCGGCAAGGGCCACCACATCCAGATTATCTCCAACACGAACCGAAACAGCCGTCAGGGGCTCTTTCTGGACCCCAAGAGTAATCTCCCTTTCGAGGAGATCTTGCGTAACGTGACCGAGATGTTGGACATGGAAAACCCACCCTGCCGCGCCCTGTACAGCCTCAATCCGCCGTTTAAGAAGGTTATATAATGTGTTACAAGACGTTGGGTTTCCACACGTCGTGTATTGACGTTAGTATGTTGCATGTTGCGATATGACATTAGAATGTCGCCCGAAAAGTAATGACATTAGTAAGGAATATGCATTTTAATGACGTTTGTATGTCACTGGTCGTGTAATGACGTTAGTATTGAAGCTACTGGTATTACTGCTATTAtgtaagctgaaaatgttttgaaCAGATTATGTcgttgtatttataatattctcATAGTTTACCGGTTGTTGTcgaaatcataaaaaaacattgttaccTGATTATTAAGTACCACAAATCCGACATCATTCTTAATGATACCAATATAAAGCAACAGCATTTATCGTTTTGCGTGGACATGCGTGCACTAGACAATCACGGACAACGGATTAATTTGTGTATTGATTTCCAGTTCTAGTAGATTCAATTAGTGTTAATACAGATAGCCGACGTCTTTGTACGTTTGCAATTAAATTAATGTCTGCTAAGTAGGAGGTCCAATAAAAAGCTACGCGTGAAGACGTCATATATAATTTTCCCAGCTTCGTTTCCGCTCCACTATACATTACACGGATTTCAATGGTTTTAATAACACGCTGTTCGTGTGTTTAACTGAtattataaatatgaacaacGTGCACACTGTTAGATTCTTGTTAACAAACAATCGAAACACATTTCATTTACATTAGGCAAGTAATTCTATTGACTCAAATTGAATGACTTATATAATCTCAATGAAATATGTTTCAAATGCCTGTACAATTCATAAACACGTcttgaaggagggcatataagAGTTTTACAGTACAAGGCCGATCGTCCAGTTCAATATAATCGTGTTATGAATGTTATATCAGTATATGATTCTGATTCACCGCCAGAGCTAAATGTTATCAAACAACTATTTGGAAAAGACTTTCACAAATCAATGATGTAGTTGTATGTTATGTATGATGTTTATGTTGTATATTATTTGATACAACGACGAACATgttcaaatgagtcgtgttctgagaaaaccgggcataatgcatgtgcgtaaagtgtcgtcccagattagcatatgcaatccgcacaggctaatcagggacgacactttccgcttttatgacatttttcgtttaaataaagtctcttcttagcaaaaatccacttaaggaggaaagtgtcatccctgattagcctgtgcggactgcacaggctattctgggacgacacttaacgcacatgtattatgaccagttttctcagaaagcgactcatATTATCATTGAACAGTTACCGCAATAGAGTCCTGTCATGCAAAAATTatcgtagctccagaccagcctgctcaaTCGTGCAGTCTGGTCCGAAGCTATGCTGTCCGGTATAAATTCACCAGTTATTACTATAAATACATTACAACATATAATAAAACACGATTTCTCAATCAAGTTTCGTTAAATCCTTTATTTGTCAAAATCAAAGACACAGAAAATCGTAGCATTGTTTTTGCAAGCTCATGTCCTTCTTTCAGGTTGACAGCATCAGTAGCCTTAATCGCATCATCCCCATGTACGGCGACACGTTCATCGCCTGCGGTCAAGAGGAACCCACCCTGCCGACACGCGACGTATCCCCGGTTCGCAACGGTGGCAAAACACACCGGATGCAGAACGGTGAGAAAAGACCGAACGGTCAGAAAAATGAACGCAGGGACCAACAGGGCTCGGAACGGAAGTCAGAGGTTTTTGAGGATGCAAAAGGAAGAGAATTTCAGCGTTTCCAGGAGGAGCAAGATCAAGAAGAGGAGGCCGAAGACGGCGAAGAAGAGGTGGCTCAAACAAACGGCGACTCTCCTAGACAGAGGAGCGCATCGCCACGAAGAGAACCTCCACATGCAAGGGAAGACAAGCGCCGTCAGCCTCCTCCAACACAGAAACAGGAAGACGCTTCACTTCAGCGCCGCGTGGAAAAAGGAGCGCAGGGCAAGAAGGCACAGAACGGAAACCAGAAGGTGCAGAAAGCGTCAATGACGTCGCGAGATATGGAACCGGAAGGCAATGATCGGAAGAGAAACGGCGTTGGTGATGGCGCAGACAGTGAATGGGAGTCCCGCGGAAGTTCCCCCTCGGAGAGAGAGATGGCGAAGCGAATAGAGGACATGGAGGAAATTAAGAAGGATTTGGATGAAGATGTTGaatattaagttattaaaatatctcttttttgttatttattgtacgTTTTTTATATACTGCACATATAAAATGTTTGTTGCAATTTATTTCCAGTAAAATGTAAGACCCTAGTCCAATACTTCAATGTTTTGAAGATCACGTATTAATCCACTTTCAAATATATGAATTATAAATGGTCTGGCATTTATCCTTATTGCTAGTAAAAGTTtcgtttttatttttcaacagtTACTATTCTTTAAATTATCTCTATTAAGCAATAACTGCaaagaatatatttaataaattatcaacATGTCGTCACAAGTTATTTCGATCTAACTTGATGGTAATTGTTCAAATATTGCTTATTCAGTAAACATCGTGTACCCCAATGATTTATTTTCGTGGATTTGATTgcaatttttgataaaaaaatatataattatcacTTTTTTGCTCAGAGTTGGCAATACTATTTCTTTTTATCTAAATCTATAGTTGAAATATATGCTTGATAATTGGCAAATTAAACAGAAACACATTTCCTATTTAAAGTGTTTGCTCAAAccagaaaatattgttttttacatGTGCCGTATGAAAATTACAACTGCGACCTTGATCAACTGCTGCGTACTTAAAGCACGTGAATGAGGCAGTTACAACTATTGCTGGTGAATGTTCATGACATTACaccgaaataaaaaaacaacgacattttaaaccattttttactTGTACTTTcattaaacatattgtttaaacacaatattgataGAAACCTGTTACTTTTTATTCTTCGTTTAAATGATCATTGTAAAATACATTTCAcccttttctttgttttaaaagatgctcttcattttctgtttcaTTTTCACAACTTACAAGCACTTTAACGTGACTAACTTTGCTAATGGACAGCTTGGGATTGAAAACTCAACTGATAAAAGATTTGTtggatatatatatttattattaaaatgtttatccataaaattaatgtgaaaaatgaaaGAATTTCAATTCGATAGACTGTTTTGCAATTTCTTGCCAATGGAttgacattatttaaaaaagcgtGATATGAGTCAATACGTGAACAAATGTAAGTTGGTTGTTGTGATGAACGTTAAATAAATGGTACCGTTGACACTTTACAAATGTATGTTATCAAAGtggatatattttctttttatcgTGATTGTTGTAAATAAAGATGGAGGCTTTTGTTAGAAAAAGAATGTACACACACGCAACAAAACACGATTAACTTTTTTTGTTAAGATACGTTATCTAAgtattatgtaaaatatattgcaattattattaGAAAATAATTCATTTCATATAATTGTAAACCCGctcagatttttattttaaattatgataattgctattttaacGCAATTGAGTATACctttatgtatttaaatgtgaatattaatatttaattcgtTGTCATATTTGTTAATATCAAAGCTCTgtgattaataaagtgtctataaattcttttttttctatctGTTACCTTAAGAAATATTGAGGCTACGGTAGTCGATGTAAACAAAATATAGGCTCACtcagttttatttgtatgttgcaTTTGGTGGTGATGAAAGAGTAAAAGTCACATGACTTATATTTTGAGGTTACCTTTTAAATACATAGATGATAGTTGAATTCAACGTATTATTTTAGATTATTATACAAATGAGAAAGACTAAGATAAAAAGAATTACATGTCGCTGTTTCAATACCAATCTGAGACATAATCAATTCATGGTATTTTATCCAAAGCGACTTATTCACAGTATTTCACGTGATTGAACTGTCTCATGACAAAACATGGTAATAGTTATAAACTTTTTAATCCgataataatttgtattatcaCGTGAACAACTTGCAACAAACTTAATATTAGGTGACACTGTCGACAAGCTCGATCATTCATGCGATCACGTGCATGTCTTTGTTCCTGTCATACGTATCGATGCATTTATAGGTGTCTGATGTAAATTGCGACAGCTTAACTGGCCATTTCTTTATCTTTCGTTCAGACGTCATATATTAAATTGCATCTGATTGCTAAATGTGATTTCCCTTTTGAAACATGTGAAGATTTCAGCGTGTTCCACGCTTGTCAAAAATGCCGTAAATTTTCTATTCACGTCTATATataccgttgattattttttcaaatgtgtCAAAAGTGCTAAAATAACAGTTATATATCCAATTTCGTATATTGAAACACAATGCATACCTAATTTAACTATTGCGTTTCTATTTATGAGAACGATTGTGGGATACTTATCAGCGATTTAAAATATACAACTGATTTTTTAACTCATATCATACTGTCAAATAAAGTGCATGGACATAAAAGGAAGATAACATTATTACTGAAGTTTAGATTTCAAAGTTAGTGAAAGGCAATAATGTTTCTAAATTGCATCTTACCCTGAAATTGTCAATTGTAAGTTGTCTTGGCAATTTCTACTACCATGAATACGTATGCCTTTTGAACATTATAAGTTAGGAAGGTATGGTAACTTTCGTCTGAACCTGTTCAACGCTTGGTGAGGTCTTGTAGTATAAATGTAACGAGATAAATTATACTCGTTTCAATTTTTTgcgtgacaatatattccatgtgaatttcccgcgccAATATCAGatcatttacgagcgaacgcgaggtTGGCTGCGTGCAGCTCATGTGGACTAAGTCGTGcgccgacgctgcccgaagccaatcccGCTTGTACAtgcatacttaaatgtacccgttgaataaaatattgattttttgatTTACGATACATGTACCTCTAAATATTATACAGTCCAGTTTGCCATATTATTACTGGTGATctaaattttgtcaaacataaagACCTAAGAAACTTACTTCGCATGGGACCTAAATTTAGACTGCCTATAGTACTTGACAAACTGCATTGAGTAAATTAAATCAGGTTTGGATGAATGCTGCGTAAAATGGTGCAAAACAGAAAATGCGGATATTGATGCACTTAAAGTGacattatgggcatctaacagttttaggtgtctatcgcaaccgttgtttatttttggcgttttcacttcatatacacttatatttgttaatgcagcatcaacatactaaaacaatatcccggaaagagaaaaaaatgcatttgaatatcaaccgtacttttgtttttacaactgacgacagaaatgattcgatttacgatgtgaatcttaataaTTTTTAGAGCAGATTCGTTCATTCGACACAAagtcactattttgttttacggatcatttaggcttagaggactgtgtgagtcatttaaaatatcgaatataataaatattttttattaacaactggtagcaagatgagttgcagaaaaTTGGTCGGTAactacattttaactaactcttttgacctgttaattcttttcagctcaattcaacagtgaaaaatgccaataatatcactttaacgaaTAGAAGAATAAAGTGTTTCTCATGACAGCAAATAAAAATATCGTTTTATAATAAAAATCCGTTAACTTTAccgcatttataaaaaaatcaataaacaaacgATTTTTAAATCACTAAAAGAGCTTCAagctaaatttgttttatttcctgCAGATAAGGCAGCTAACAATATTATTATCGCGTGACGACTATTTTCTGTTAAAACAATTTCACAGGAAATTTCTCAAACTAAATCATATTCCGAATTTAACAAAAATCCGAACGAAGTCATTTCAGATCACGTTAATCTTTGCAAAACGCTTAGTGTTAATGTAAATgataacaaaagcaccgcataacgggtgccacgctcggctgcgggtgcagttttgaatagatgaaagcttgtcagattttttttagaggtcacagtgaccttgacctttgaccaagtgactcaaaaatgggtgtggcatgtagaactcatcaaggtgcagctacatattgTTGCAGGCTGAAGCATTTTGATTTTGGAGCC
Encoded proteins:
- the LOC127873586 gene encoding uncharacterized protein LOC127873586, with the translated sequence MDWNHRRVHVDPPISNLAKQMEEDAHDEYARYQQEPGKRPKDVAGRYELTRPSLRSLQTGIKAKFLTVYTNGEKYIFDKPVQISFKIKTFPKLESLLDEIARSKERINKTLVRYLFKWPSGQLVTDVTDIHEDDETTMYVCSDNMKLYRRGRYGETGFAGPGDGGSDGSGRNSYESRGNVRSNKVSPVRRSRVSMNGGKGHHIQIISNTNRNSRQGLFLDPKSNLPFEEILRNVTEMLDMENPPCRALYSLNPPFKKVDSISSLNRIIPMYGDTFIACGQEEPTLPTRDVSPVRNGGKTHRMQNGEKRPNGQKNERRDQQGSERKSEVFEDAKGREFQRFQEEQDQEEEAEDGEEEVAQTNGDSPRQRSASPRREPPHAREDKRRQPPPTQKQEDASLQRRVEKGAQGKKAQNGNQKVQKASMTSRDMEPEGNDRKRNGVGDGADSEWESRGSSPSEREMAKRIEDMEEIKKDLDEDVEY